In the Hordeum vulgare subsp. vulgare chromosome 7H, MorexV3_pseudomolecules_assembly, whole genome shotgun sequence genome, one interval contains:
- the LOC123409922 gene encoding amino acid permease 6-like, translated as MGRADGAADRRRVIGHGSVDDDGKPKRTGTVWTASAHIITAVIGSGVLSLPWSVAQLGWIAGSLTLFLFAAVTYYTSSLLADCYRSDDAVAGKRNYTYMEAVESYLGSRQVWFCGLCQYVNLVGTAIGYTITASISAAALYKADCFHKNGHSADCGVYTTMYMVVFGISQIVFSQLPNLHEMAWLSILAAVMSFSYSAIGVGLALAQTISGPTGKTTMGGTEIGIDVTNSAQKIWLTLQALGNIAFAYSYSMVLIEIQDTVKAPPAENKTMRKANLLGVSTTTAFYMLCGCLGYAAFGNAAPGNMLTGFGFYEPFWLIDFANICIVVHLIGAYQVYCQPIYAAVESWAAARWPSSDFVVRRYHPFAAGKFSVNMFKLVWRTAFVVVSTVLAISLPFFNVILGLLGALSFWPLTVYFPVEMYKRQSKVERFSKKWVVLQSLSFMCFAVTVAVTVASVQGITQSLKNYVPFKTKL; from the exons ATGGGACGGGCAGACGGCGCGGCGGACCGTCGGCGGGTCATCGGCCATGGTTCCGTCGACGACGACGGCAAGCCCAAGAGAACAG GAACGGTGTGGACGGCGAGCGCGCACATCATAACGGCTGTGATCGGCTCTGGCGTGCTATCTCTGCCCTGGTCCGTGGCGCAGCTCGGCTGGATCGCCGGGTCGTTAACCCTTTTCCTATTCGCCGCCGTCACCTATTACACCTCCTCGCTCCTCGCCGACTGCTACCGCAGCGacgacgccgttgccgggaagaggAACTACACCTACATGGAGGCCGTCGAGtcctacctag GTAGCAGGCAGGTGTGGTTTTGTGGCCTCTGCCAGTACGTTAATCTCGTTGGAACTGCAATCGGGTACACCATTACAGCATCGATCAGTGCCGC GGCTTTGTACAAGGCCGACTGCTTCCACAAGAACGGCCACTCTGCCGACTGCGGCGTGTACACTACCATGTACATGGTCGTGTTTGGGATCTCCCAGATCGTCTTCTCCCAGCTCCCCAACCTCCACGAGATGGCCTGGCTGTCGATCCTCGCCGCAGTCATGTCCTTCTCCTACTCCGCGATCGGCGTTGGCCTCGCCTTGGCACAGACCATATCAG GTCCTACTGGCAAGACAACAATGGGCGGCACTGAAATCGGGATAGACGTCACTAATTCAGCACAGAAGATATGGTTGACGTTGCAAGCGCTCGGCAACATTGCATTCGCCTACTCATACTCCATGGTTCTCATAGAAATCCAG GACACGGTGAAGGCGCCGCCGGCCGAGAACAAGACAATGAGGAAGGCAAACCTACTGGGGGTCTCCACCACCACGGCCTTCTACATGCTCTGCGGCTGCCTCGGCTACGCTGCTTTCGGCAATGCGGCGCCGGGGAACATGCTCACCGGGTTCGGCTTCTACGAGCCCTTCTGGCTCATCGACTTCGCCAACATCTGCATCGTCGTGCACCTCATCGGTGCCTACCAGGTGTACTGCCAGCCCATCTACGCCGCCGTGGAGAGCTGGGCTGCGGCACGGTGGCCGAGCTCAGACTTCGTCGTCCGCCGGTACCATCCCTTCGCCGCCGGCAAGTTCAGCGTCAACATGTTCAAGCTGGTGTGGAGAACGGCGTTCGTCGTCGTAAGCACGGTCCTTGCCATCTCGTTGCCCTTCTTCAACGTCATCCTTGGCCTCCTCGGCGCGCTCAGCTTCTGGCCGCTCACCGTGTACTTCCCAGTGGAGATGTACAAACGACAGAGCAAAGTGGAGAGGTTTTCCAAGAAGTGGGTGGTGCTGCAGAGCCTGAGCTTCATGTGCTTTGCGGTGACGGTGGCGGTGACCGTTGCCTCCGTGCAGGGGATCACCCAGTCGCTCAAGAACTATGTGCCATTCAAGACGAAGCTGTGA